The following are encoded together in the Manduca sexta isolate Smith_Timp_Sample1 chromosome 22, JHU_Msex_v1.0, whole genome shotgun sequence genome:
- the LOC119190213 gene encoding LOW QUALITY PROTEIN: tetraspanin-9-like (The sequence of the model RefSeq protein was modified relative to this genomic sequence to represent the inferred CDS: deleted 1 base in 1 codon) gives MGMGGAMDSCGRCMKFSLICINVITLIGGALALAIGIWVWTTRSFSSTLMSNNMFIASVGVVVAMGAAIMLLSLLGCCGAAKEVKCMLLTYYILVFIIFVVMLVGGILQFVFREKVLTTLNHEMYAAIPYYGVKHEYTRSWDDTQTYLQCCGVKSYKDWNDNVPESCCQEVYPGKRLDCKSSPNPTTMYVDGCLTKVIDFLREDAVYVGAAAIIVAFIMLLALILSCGLFVKIE, from the exons ATGGGCATGGGTGGTGCGATGGACAGCTGCGGGAGGTGCATGAAGTTCTCCCTTATATGCATCAATGTTATAACGCTT ATCGGAGGAGCGCTCGCGCTAGCGATAGGGATATGGGTGTGGACGACGCGCTCGTTCTCCAGCACGCTGATGAGCAACAACATGTTCATCGCGTCGGTGGGCGTGGTGGTGGCGATGGGCGCCGCTATCATGCTACTCTCGCTGCTCGGCTGTTGCGGCGCTGCTAAGGAGGTCAAGTGCATGTTGCTCACG TACTACATCTTGGTGTTCATCATCTTTGTGGTGATGCTAGTAGGCGGGATCCTACAGTTCGTG TTTAGGGAGAAGGTGCTGACCACGTTGAACCACGAGATGTACGCCGCTATCCCGTACTATGGTGTGAAGCATGAATACACCAGGTCCTGGGACGACACGCAGACCTACCTGCAGTGCTGCGGAGTCAAGAGTTACAAGGACTGGAACGATAACGTGCCCGAGAGCTGCTGCCAGGAGGTTTATCCTGGCAAG agATTAGACTGTAAGTCGTCGCCGAACCCCACCACTATGTACGTGGATGGTTGTTTGACGAAGGTGATTGACTTCCTTCGTGAAGATGCGGTTTACGTCGGTGCTGCCGCCATTATTGTGGCTTTCATCATG TTGCTGGCATTGATATTATCGTGTGGATTATTTGTGAAGATAGAGTGA